In Calliopsis andreniformis isolate RMS-2024a chromosome 6, iyCalAndr_principal, whole genome shotgun sequence, a single genomic region encodes these proteins:
- the Ts gene encoding thymidylate synthase, with protein sequence MDACSTTSQTNINECSSEDLQKNGLQRANTENQHEEYQYLNLIEKIIKTGNKKTDRTGVGTLSIFGAQMRYSLQNNFPLLTTKRVFWKGVVEELLWFVKGSTNAKELSAKGVHIWDKNSSREFFDSYGFTDREEGDLGPIYGFQWRHYGAKYKDMHTEYTDQGFDQLADVIYKIKHSPDDRRIIMTAWNPIDIPQMALPPCHCLVQYYVSKGELSCQLYQRSADMGLGVPFNIASYALLTYMLAHVTNLKPGEFIHTLGDAHVYLNHISALEEQIKRVPKPFPRLDIVRNVKNINNFEAEDFKLIGYESHGKIFMPMAV encoded by the exons atGGACGCGTGTAGTACAACGTCACAAACTAATATTAATGAATGTAGTTCAGAAGATTTGCAGAAAAATGGGTTACAACGTGCTAATACGGAGAATCAACATGAAGAAtatcaatatttaaatttaatcgaAAAAATTATCAAAACGGGAAACAAGAAGACAGATCGCACTGGTGTGGGCACATTATCCATTTTCGGGGCTCAGATGCGGTATAGCTTACAAA ATAACTTTCCATTGCTGACTACAAAGAGGGTATTTTGGAAAGGAGTTGTGGAAGAATTGTTATGGTTTGTAAAGGGATCCACAAATGCCAAAGAATTATCTGCTAAAGGTGTTCATATCTGGGATAAAAACAGTTCTCGTGAATTCTTCGATTCTTACGGATTCACTGATAGAGAAGAAGGAGATTTAGGACCTATTTATGGATTTCAGTGGAGACACTATGGTGCAAAGTACAAAGATATGCACACAGAATATACAGATCAAG GTTTTGATCAATTAGCAGATgttatatataaaataaaacattcccctgatgatagaagaataatTATGACAGCATGGAATCCTATTGACATTCCACAAATGGCCTTACCCCCATGCCACTGTCTTGTTCAATATTATGTAAGTAAGGGTGAATTATCATGTCAACTTTATCAAAGAAGTGCTGACATGGGTCTTGGAGTACCATTTAATATAGCATCTTATGCTCTGTTAACTTATATGTTAGCCCATGTTACAAATTTAAAG CCAGGTGAGTTTATACATACACTAGGAGACGCTCACGTGTACCTTAATCATATATCTGCACTTGAGGAACAAATTAAACGAGTGCCAAAACCGTTTCCACGTCTTGACATAGTTAGGAATGTtaaaaatattaacaattttGAGGCAGAAGATTTCAAACTAATTGGATATGAATCACATGGAAAAATTTTTATGCCAATGGCTGTTTaa
- the LOC143180781 gene encoding protein ILRUN, which translates to MNANNDLDQHLLQQFSCLGTTDKDDLVKQLQKLLAGSHLNKATATFFLDMNNWNLQAAICSYFDFESPYKFPCMSLICDSTIGDGESIPPNTKFRKSWRIQNSGTEAWPVGVCLQHAEGAELGECTRVPVRSLGPKESTEVSVVLTSPPNLGFYQSIWRMTTSTGSYFGDVIHIVCTVSECGTLAVTQQLQQLSTSQSNDVETCWP; encoded by the exons ATGAATGCGAACAACGACTTGGATCAGCATTTGCTGCAACAGTTCAGCTGTCTAGGCACCACCGACAAagatgatctggtgaagcagcttcAAAAGCTGCTGGCTGGCAGCCACCTGAACAAGGCTACTGCTACGTTCTTTCTTGATATGAACAACTG GAACCTCCAAGCAGCTATATGTAGTTACTTTGATTTTGAGTCTCCATATAAATTCCCTTGTATGTCACTAATATGTGACAGTACTATTGGAGACGGAGAATCGATACCACCTAATACTAAATTTCGAAAATCATGGCGTATACAAAACAGTGGTACAGAAGCATGGCCTGTTGGAGTTTGTCTGCAACACGCAGAAGGAGCAGAACTGGGAGAATGCACACGAGTACCAGTACGATCTCTAGGTCCCAAAGAAAGTACTGAAGTAAGTGTAGTCCTTACAAGTCCTCCTAACCTTGGTTTTTATCAAAGTATATGGAGGATGACAACATCCACAGGTTCCTATTTTGGGG ACGTCATTCATATAGTTTGTACGGTCAGTGAATGTGGCACGTTAGCAGTTACTCAACAATTGCAGCAGTTAAGTACTTCACAATCTAATGATGTAGAAACGTGCTGGCCCTGA
- the LOC143180165 gene encoding uncharacterized protein LOC143180165 — MFVEFYLYFSNCRYKFSFKYCTENNSKIISDSMIGPSSGTSGVPDHQVSNNESRIAKKRIFDNLDIENFCEEVQNSRKRYQLQDLETSMELITSNQIISDASLFSPLSAQEAVEECPVTRLEVLLVDGTNCTWTTVSELESQQNAAENAASPSTSSSSSDHRQEQLVQDIQVEEMSYQVDSNYWEPVVTVPSSGLQQNKPGLHQNNQQQQQQQYDDQETGNLSWLLDFKLDPFIEAADDRSTVSSSRDYHNGNKTKMNNRSYSSSYVNDVKRSYNENGSYQDSNQSYSSFDNKSFASSRCNGPKKPPFTYTELIEHALRERGELTVSAIYQWISEHFPYYKSNDDRWKNSVRHNLSINPHFRKGSKAPHGAGHLWAIANRSGDSRPREIINTSITNSSTKQITKSTLETENLKRNISQMSSIDEVEAATASITQQSSEEETENIVNTVTLEHCAEQILSGIKKEVEVQYLVPMMMSNNGHDSTQISQQTQELHFPVKESDFLNPVSKEVVAEECGLISEGYLVTDLNPTTLGLNMVEPEIITPENLFGEELSFQFYELSSPSQIQSA, encoded by the exons ATGTTTGTCGAGTTTTACCTATATTTTTCAAACTGTCGATACAAATTTTCGTTTAAATATTGCACAGAAAACAATTCAAAGATAATTTCCGATAGCATGATTGGTCCTTCATCGGGCACCAGCGGCGTTCCGGATCACCAGGTGTCGAACAACGAATCCCGCATCGCAAAGAAGCGTATTTTTGATAATTTGGATATCGAGAATTTTTGCGAGGAAGTCCAAAACAGTCGTAAAAGATATCAGCTTCAAGATCTGGAAACTTCGATGGAACTGATCACCTCGAATCAAATAATTAGTGACGCATCACTGTTCTCTCCCTTGTCGGCTCAAGAAGCCGTGGAAGAATGTCCTGTAACGAGGCTGGAGGTCCTCCTTGTCGATGGTACGAACTGCACTTGGACAACCGTTTCTGAGTTGGAATCTCAACAGAATGCTGCTGAGAATGCAGCATCTCCATCCACGTCTTCTTCGTCGTCGGACCATCGACAGGAACAACTGGTTCAAGATATTCAGGTCGAGGAAATGAGCTATCAGGTTGACTCCAATTATTGGGAACCTGTGGTTACAGTCCCGTCATCAGGTTTGCAGCAAAATAAGCCTGGACTACATCAGAATAAtcaacaacagcagcaacaacagtaTGATGATCAGGAAACTGGAAATCTCTCTTGGTTACTCGATTTTAAATTGGATCCCTTCATTGAAGCTGCAGATGATAGGTCTACTGTGTCATCATCTAGGGACTACCACAATG GAAACAAAACGAAAATGAATAATCGATCTTATAGTTCTTCCTACGTCAACGACGTAAAAAGGAGTTATAATGAAAATGGTTCATATCAAGACTCAAACCAAAGTTACTCGAGCTTTGACAATAAAAGCTTCGCGTCTTCTCGATGTAATGGGCCCAAAAAGCCACCTTTCACTTACACAGAACTCATTGAACATGCTCTTCGAGAAAGGGGCGAACTCACAGTATCGGCTATCTACCAATGGATTTC TGAACATTTTCCCTACTACAAAAGTAACGATGATCGTTGGAAAAATTCTGTGCGGCACAATCTTTCAATAAATCCTCATTTTCGAAAGGGATCGAAAGCACCACATGGAGCTGGACATTTATGGGCGATTGCAAATAGATCCGGAGACTCTAGACCTCGAGAGATCATTAACACATCTATTACTAATTCTTCTACAAAACAAATCACCAAGAGCACCCTAGAAACAGAGAATCTCAAGAGGAATATTAG TCAAATGAGTTCTATAGACGAGGTAGAAGCAGCAACAGCAAGTATCACACAACAATCTTCAGAAGAAGAAACAGAGAATATTGTGAATACTGTAACATTGGAACATTGTGCTGAGCAAATTCTTAGTGGTATCAAGAAAGAAGTAGAAGTACAATATCTAGTTCCTATGATGATGTCAAACAATGGACATGATTCGACTCAAATTAGTCAACAGACACAGGAACTTCACTTCCCCGTAAAAGAAAGCG ACTTTCTCAATCCAGTGTCAAAAGAAGTAGTGGCGGAAGAATGTGGACTCATAAGTGAGGGTTATCTAGTCACAGATTTGAATCCCACTACTTTGGGATTAAATATGGTCGAGCCAGAAATTATCACACCAGAAAATCTTTTCGGTGAAGAATTAAGTTTCCAATTCTACGAATTATCGTCTCCTTCACAAATTCAGTCTGCCTGA